The Helianthus annuus cultivar XRQ/B chromosome 11, HanXRQr2.0-SUNRISE, whole genome shotgun sequence region atgtgatatattaattaaaaagtaTAATAATAGTGGGCTCGTTTTGGCTCGCGAACCAACTCGATAAGAAAGGCTCGgtctcgggctcgtttactaaacgagcttgtttttaggcttgGGCTCGATCTCGAGGTCATTTAAGTTTGTCTTGTTTCGAGCCGGGCTCAAGTAGTGTGGCTCGTTTGGACCCCTAGTTGGGAGAATACAATTAGAGGTGAATGACCCGAAAATGATTTAAGCCCTACTAAAACCATGTGAGTGGTAAGTtctttttttttggtgttttcaAACCAGCAAAGTGCTGAAAGTCTACAATTTACAAAACAACCTGGAGTTGGTAACAACAGAAGTCTGCACAATCGCCGTGTCAATAAAAAGCCACTGTGTTCGAAACAGATATCATCACAAATCACTTCACAGCCAAATGAAAACAGGAAGATGAATACATCACGAAACATGTACGGATAGGGTTAGACATGAAGATTATTTACTCGCGCATGGTTGTCAATGAAGTGAAGTTAAGAATTAAGATGAAAAGATTCAACAAGATGATATACCAAACTCAAAATTGATGCAACTACTTGAGTAACGCTCGTAAATAATGACAATACGTGCAAAAAGAACAGTAATCAAAGAAACAAGGCGGAAGCATATTTGAACAAAGTTAATGTTGAAAACAAACATGTGACCCCTCTAAGGATCAAATGTCTTGCGACTAGTAAACAGTTTTGAGACCACAAACGTAATTTCTCAAAAGATATGATCAAAAATGATATTTTATTTTATCACAAGAATTATCTGTAtaattattattatgtttgaatAACATACAAGTTAAAACCAATGTAATGACAGAAAGTAGTTTGTTTAATCCGATTCTAACACACAACACAAAATGCACGTAGTAAACAACCCACAAAACACAATTTATTAACAAACAAAATTGATGTATAAATTCAAGCTACAAATGTCGTTTACAAGCAGAAGATCAGCAACTGATCTATAATCTATGATCATCTAAACAAGTGGAAGTTATACAATGATACAAAAACAGGCCTGCGGATCAAATCAAGTGGGTATAACCTCCACCTTTTTCGACGAAAACTTCAAAACAACAATGTACAACACTAAAAGAAGCAAAACTGACTGAATAATCAAACAATAAACATATCTCCATACCCTATTTTTCAGTTTCTTAGCATCTTCTTCCTCTATCACTGGTGCTGGTTTTGTTGCAGATACATTCTTCTGGTCTACTGCAAGATTGATTTGTTCCATGTGACCCGCTTTTAGGCTCTGTATTGTTTTTGATATTACTAGATATTCCAGCTCAGCTGCGAATCTTCGTGTCAAGAGCTCCTCGTactccgtctttatttttgtagAGTTTAAGGTGGATTCAAGTTCAGAGATTTTGGTGTTCTTGAGCTCAAGTGCGTTAAAAGCTTCCTCGAGCTTGCTGTGCAAATCAGCCTCATCGGTCTTACCAGATTTGAACACCGGTGGTTGAGACTGAACCCAGGCATCAGAGGATAAAATATCCTCTTTACCAACATCCCTCAACTTCTCAACTTCTGCTAAGATATTGccataattaataaataataataatagtaacagTAATAAATAATATACAACGTAGAGACGAAAGGAACATTACCTCTCTCGAGTGCTTCTTGAGCCAAATGAAGTGGTATGATCGATTCAACCAAAGGGTCTATACTCCCTGACCCCACATGCTCATCAATCTTTTCTTCCTTAACAGCCCAAGAATTCTCGCCTGCTAAATCGTCATGTGAAACATTTTCATACTCAGCCTCGTTCTTGCTAAACGTAGTTTGCAATACATAGTTTACCGAGCCACCATTCCGagcatcatcactatcatcttcatCATAGTTTCCCGACCTACCATTCACTCTACCATTGCTCGTTACAGAGTTAGCCGCCTGCGAGAAAACAAAGTTCGAGCTTCGAGAGTCCGATTCCACGCTCGAAATCGAATTTTCCTTCTTGATTCTACCCCCTCTAGCCTTCTTTTTCATATTTAGACCTTTTTCCTGCTGATCACCATGTTGTACCACACTCTTCGCATTCAGATTAAACCCTGAACTTACCACAGACACCTCACGGTTCCCCCTTGGCGCACTAGCTGCAGTCGAAGACCTACTGTTCCGATCTTCACTATTCTCCGAATCTGCCCTGGATCCAAAATCCGCCCCCCTTCTCGAACTCAAATCTCCATAAAGAGAAATATGGTCTAACGCATTACCGAGAACATTCGACATGGCATTCGTCGACGAACTAGAGCCTTCACTCTGCTTCACCGCAATATTACCACCAGCAGCCATACCTCTTTTCTTATTACTATCAAAATTATTATTCGTTTCTCTACCGGATTCCCTATGAATCCTCCGCCACTTCTTCAGCCCCCTCCCTTTCGTCGCAGGCGATGGCGAAACCCCTACCGAACCTCCACCCGACACCTCTGTCTTCCCTACCGTACCGTCAACCACTTCTATAGCTTTCGGTAACTTAGATTCAACAATTTCAGCATCACAATTTCCATTATCTTTCAATCTAGCATCACTTTCCAAATCCATAACTAAAATCTACTGTTCGAGTGTTTATATATCAAACTAACAATTCATCAGATAACAGACAACACAAATTGAGATCAAACTACGGAAACTGAATCTAGAACAGCTGAACAACGATCTGCATAGATAGAATTCAGAAAATGAAGCTGAATATTGATCGGATTTGAATCCATAATTTAGGTTTTCGATTTGGATCAATATAGAAGATTTAACATGTAAATTTGAAGTGAATCTGTGAATTGAAATCAACAAACGTACCTTATAAGCTTCGTGGATGCAGATGAGAGGTTTGATTTGAGAAATTTGGTGACGGTTGAACAGATTGAAGGATCAGAAAACCCTAATTTGCAGAAGAGTGTAGAACTTTATAGCGATGAAACTTAtgaaagtaataataataaaaatattaaatgatATGATGTAAGAAATGTAATTATGGAAGATGGAATAATTTTTGTGGAGAAAGTACAAGGGGCACATGGAGGGTGCAGTAGTGGTACTTTTGTTTGTGTACACCATCGACGCTTGAGTTTAAATCTTGACTTGGTTAATGGAATAATGGGAgatgtttataaaaaaagaaaatataaattttaaataGTCAAAGAACAAAATGCATAGAAAAAATAGGTTTATTAATTCGGTGTGAAATTACACAGAAATTGTGTGTTAGAAAAACCTAAAGAGTTGATTTAGATCCAGAGATTAATATGGTCtagtttatttatataatttttgcTATTCAGAACACAGGAGTTAGACTGGAGCGAAAACCAATAAGACGAATGAACAAGGAGCAAACAATCTTGagttgaaaaattaaaaactaaataaTAGTTTATGTAATCAAATAACGACTACAGATATGTAACCGAACCAACAAAATAACTATGATAGCAAGAGGCATGTAACATTCTATTttcaaaaataattatatataactATTTACAGCGAAGATTTCTATAAATTAAAGTCTAATAATATTTATAGCTAAAACATAGTCTAATATTTATAGCTAAAACATAAACTTAGTTTGTCAAAGCCTGAAAATCAACAGATCAAGATTTAACATAAACTAACAAAAACCTCACGGGCATATGTAAGTTGATACAACCTCTATATTTTAAAGTTATGTGAATTATTGGTATGTCTTGATATTCATAACTTATCAAAGTGGATACGGTGGTTTTGACCTATCTAGATTGTATTTTGGTCTTTAAAGTTTAAAGAAAGTGAGTATGGGTCGTTTCGACCCGTTACACTCATAAGTGGACTCGATCTATTGTAGGTGTTATGAATGTGTAGGATGGAACTATATATGTGGATTTGAAGCGCATGAAGGTAAGCacagcattcacatccaatccactaaaaatatacatacattccactaaaaaacaactcctatatcaatatatttccactaaaaacaaacactttttctctctccttttcaatatatattacattttctctctcccccactcacaaccactttcaatatatattaaaaaagtatagggggtgaacagtgtccccccaaatatacagatgaacagtaacattttttctctcctccactcacaaccactttttatacttcttatattttaaaaaccccccacacagattttgatggtttggatgagaatgctctgagagcattctcatccaaaccatcaaaatctgtgtgggggggtttttaaaatataagaagtataaaaagtggttgtgagtggaggagagagaaaatgttataAGTTGCAGACTTGCAGTTGTATGTTTTCTACAAATTCGTACGCATGTTcattaaaaagaaaatgataattTAAACAAATTGTACATATACTGATATACATGAGACACGAGTAACAATTATAAGGTGAAACCTGTACGATTAAGCGATTATAGTATTATATGAATGGAAGTTGACCCGCATGTAATATTTATGATAAAACAGGTCTATACAAGTTATACGACCATATTGGGTCTTCGAGTCAAGTTTGTAAGCGGAAAAGGGGGCACACCAGGCTTGTGCAAGCCCAGACGTAACGTACGTCAGAAGCAGGGCCAGCTCAACCGTTTTAAAGGCCCAAAGCGAACCAGAGATCTGGGGCCTACTAAACAAGGTTCTTTTTGCTGGGCTTTGTATttaaaaataacaaacaaaaaacGGCTTAACAATGTCTCGAACCCATGCCTTACTTGTAAATAGAGAGGAAGTTTACCACTAAATCAACCTACCATTTTATGTTTAACCGCcctaatttaaatatatatacaagAACTAGCAGTCTTTTTTAAATTTGGTGTCTTTTTTAAATGGTGGCCCAAAGCCCTTGCTTGGGTTTATTTACCCTTGGGCCGGTCTTGGTCAGAAGTCGGCATAGGCTATAAAGGTAAAGGAGTCTTACGCCATTTTTGTGCTACACTGCATCGTATACCAGACTTTACACCGCCCAGTGTAGCTTATGCCAAGGGTCATCCTAAGCTACATTGATCCCTTATTCTTTAGTTTTTGGTTATTTCATATTTGATAAATTGGCTTAAATTACATGGTTTATATGATTATACTAATGGCTATATTGTATAATCATTTGTAGGTAAAGCCACACACTAGGGATACTCGTGTACAAGGTCTTGAATCGGATTAAACAAAGAGGCTTTTGTAAATGCCTAGTATCATCGAACAAGTAATAGTGGGTAGTTGTTTTAAAAGAGGTCAAACATTTTATATTTTGGTTAATATGTGACATCTTTACAAAATGGTATGAAGAACATGAACGTTTTATGCTTGCAATTCAATTATAAAAAGTTACACTAGGGTGTAAAAAGGCACATGGCTGGCCATTAGGGGGTGCGGGGTGGGTGACGGCACAAGGCCCAAACCCTCCGAGGAcccaaatctttttaattttgtaTAGAATTTACGCTGTATAAGACACTGATTGGGTGATAATCTTGGGCCACCCATGTTCATCCTATAAACAGTCTCAAAACCAACATGAACCAGAAACTATGAGCAACCCCTAACGAATGAAAACTCATAAATCAATGTAATCCCATTTGCTTTCACAGAAAAAAAAAAGGTCGAATTTATATCAAATCTAGTGTTCTTGATAGGGTAAAAGTGCAATGTGAGCCAATGCCTACGAGTTTTCCTGGTACTAAAAGTATAAATTGAACTACTAGTAAAAACCCTAGCTGAAGACAGAATTTTGGGACACCTATGTTAGTGATTGACTATCAAtctagagtaaacttccgttttgctccctatggtttgctcactttaacggttttgccccaaacctttcaaaatagccattttactcccatGATTTTGCTCCCCGCCCCTTAACCTCATTCATTTATGCTGTTAAACCATGTCACGTGCAAATCACCTGAGGGGCATTTATGTATTTTCCCAACCCTGTCTTTAAAATCCCAACTTAAAACTCTAACTACACTTATTATAATCTTATCACCCATTTCCCCGGACATTTCTCCCAAATCGATACGTTCATCTCCCAAAACGAAATCACTCTCAAACCCTAAACATTCTCCCAAAATGAAATCATTTAGTATCATCGACGATTGAAGTGCAATGTCAATGTGGTTCATTCGTCCTAGGGGACAAGAGGTTGATGTACAGACACTGTATGGTGAGTTTTGTAAACCCTAACACTGATCATGTAGTAAACCCTAACACTGATCATCTATTGAACCATAACACTGATCATTTTGTTATGTTTTTTTCAGTTAACCCTACATTTTTCTCACTCAAGATTCATCATGGGGGATCTTTCACAAAGTTTCCTAACAGGATTTATGTAAAAGGTCAGGTAGACTATGTTGACTTCGTAGACAAGGATGAATTTTCAGTTCATGAAGTAAGTTATATGATGTTAGAACTAGGGTACTCAGAAAAAgagttaattttttttaccatttCAAAGTGTTTGATGAAGATTTGAACTTTGGATTGAGGGCTTTAGGAAATGACTCTGATGTGATCAGCTTTTTGTCTTGTGTGGGAGATCATAAGTTGATGGAAGTATATACTGAGCATGGTCAAACTTTTGTTGAAACTTATTTTATGTCTCCTAATTGTAAAGTTAGGATTCATGAaataaatgatgatgatgatgatgatgatgatctacCTGTTAGGAATACACAAGAAATATTGTCAAAGGCTTCCAGGAGACTAGCATTAGAGTATAATGTAGGTGATGCTGGGATGTAACACCCGTCTTATCTAATTAGGACTTTTAATATAAAAtacgtattttcaaaagaaaatacTTCATTTCCTAAAGTTATACAAAACGGAAGTTTACAAAATAACAGTTTTCGAGTTAAGTACCAACTAGTTTTAACATCCAAAATATCAAGTTAAGTGATTACAACgtaaacattgttttcaacaaGATTAGATAagcgcggaagcttcaaaatatagtgttcggttcttgaatTGTTGCTTGATTGCCATCCGGATTGAGTCCAACATCACCTAGTGCCAAAACCACgttaaatgttagttttgacaactTTAAAACGCATATCATTGTGTTCTAAAGCTAAACaatgaaaagaaaacaaaattcCTGCAATTAAGGTCTGTCGCGCCCCACGACAGACTCACAATAAGTTTACGCGCCCCGCAATAGCttcccgcgtgtcgcgacagagTTAACGTCCTCTGTCGCGTGCCGCGGGGGACCCCTTTTTCCAGCGGGTGCAGGTTGAGATCCTGCATCTGCTGCCCAGCACCAATTTTTGCGATTCCAACTTTAAAAGCTCGTAACTTTTTATTTAAGTGTCCGTTTtgggtgattctttttcctatgcgtccTTAATTAAATTACCAACGCGTCTATCATGATCATTGTGTCAAAAATAGAATGTACGGGATGGAAGTTTATAAATGCCTATGTATTTATTTGACCCGTATAGTTTTGCACTAATTCAACCACTAACAAGTTTTATGACCGCAAGGCGTATTtacccaacatccggggcttaCGATCACCGGCGTTTCATTACCAAATCTCTGGTTTCATGCTCTTGTGATCCGTCATTGCCAAATACTATTCAAAACACACTTTTACAACTTACTAaacaattattcgacccgtttggctcatttatggaatcctccaTTTCTAATGACTACCAAACATTTGCTATTCAAGTTTTCGACTCGTTTAACTAATAGTGATCTACGTCACTTTTACTAACGCTACCATTTCTAATCAACACGATTTGAAGTATTCATAATTATTCAAATAACATAATGTAATGGGATCAcggttacataccttcaaagcacaCCCTTCAAACGCGCGTCACCACTGGCTTATCCACTTGATGTTCCTgtttcctttcctatagagttcaaccgcAAACCGTTTAGAACACTTTTCTTAACATATAACGCATAGTTCGCCATAATTTACAAATATGCATTTTAGTTCAAATTTCAGTTTTTAAgccttcttttaggcatttttacagttcaaatttcagtttttaagccttcttttaggcatttttacaaacaccTTAAAAGCAGAATTTTATACAATTCACATTTAAGTTTATAGCTTGTTATTTAGCCAAGACTAACATCAATTAGGCATGTTCATATCAATTTTCACattaacaaaatctgaatttcactTCCTAGaactcaaattacactagaataacATTCAAAATTCTAGTGTTTAATATGTTcctacaaaacccacttatcaccttcaatggtgattgtgAACTCACAAGAAATAAGCATAATTTCAACAAATGATTGACTAGGGTTTATTTCTAGACACAATATCATTCCAATCTCATCCATACAACAATCATGCAACATCAATTTCGAATTTCCTATGTTCATCCAAAATTTAGATGGAAATTTTCTATgaaatttacataccttatgatcccttcactGAGAAGATCGTTATTCTATGATTGGGTTTCGATTTGGAACTGATTTAATCCTTCAATTTGGCAAATTTTGCAAGAGTTAGGGTTTGTTGAGGAGCTCTTGGATCACCCCCTGTGTTTAATCGACCAgacacacacctaagtgtgtgtttggtgtaattattttgttttaatattacaagtttcaattttaacaactTTGGTCCCTCGACTATCATTCGGTTCTTATTTTAGGTGTTTCTAACACGCTAACTTATTACTGCAAGGCTTctatctaactaggttatttttattcctagttagttcattttatttattatcgATGTCGAATTTATAATAAAAGGTTTATattttagggtgttacaagtccacccccttaaagggtttcgtcctcgaaaccggaatacgtaccaaataatgtagggtagagtcgttgcatctcctcttcggactcccatgtGGTATCTGAACCCtttctgtgctcccatttgacctttacttggTTAATATCTTTGTTCCTCAAGCTTTTCACTTTACGATCTAGAATCGCAATCGGCTTCACCGCGTAGTTAAGACTATTATCCACCTCAATGTCGTCGTAGTGGATATAAGTTgtctcatcagctagacattttcggagatgtgatacgtggaatgtgctatgaatcCCACTCAGTTCCTCGGGTAGTTCGAGACGGTATGCGACCTTACCAACCCGTTCAacgattctaaatggcccaataaacctTGGGCTTAATTTCCCCCTTTTTTCTGAACCGAATAATCCCCTTCCACGGAGATACCTTTAGCATAACttgatcaccaacttgaaactcaACCGGTCTCCTTTTGTCCGCGTACGATTTTTGTCGATCCTGAGCCGATTTTAAATGGGCTTAGACCAAGTCAATTTTCTCATTTGTGATTCGAACTACATCCTTTTGTGCAAGCTTACATGGACCAACCTCATCCCAACACACCGGGGTTCGACATTTTCTACCGTAAAGTATCTCGTACGGAGCCATACCGATGCttgcatggtaactgttattatatgaaaattcgaccaatggtagataAACATCCTAACTTCCCCCGAAGTCGATGATACACACCCGTGACATATCTTCTAACGTCTAttttgttctttcactctgtccatccgtttgtggatggtacgctgtgctaatgaacaatttagttcccatttggTCTTGGAATGCGCGCCAAAAGTTCGAAGTGAATCGGGTATCTCTAtcagacacaatggatatcggtacttCGTGGCGTGCCACTATTTCGTTGGTATACACCTCTGACATCTTTTCGGACGTATAGGTCTCATgaatcggaatgaagtgagcaccttttgtcaatctatccacaactacccatatagcatcgtaTCCACGGTTGGTTTTGGGTAGTTTGGTCAATAAATCCATtgtgatttgttcccatttccacactgggATGTCCAATGGTTGCAGTTTACCatatggcttttggtgttccgccttgacttgtaaacaGGTCAAGCACTTCTCTACATACTTTACAACATcccttttcattccgggccaccaatagttttgctttaaatcattatacatcttggttgcCCCCGGATGGATAGAATAatgggatttatgagcttcgtcaAGTAGAAGTGTCTTGACTCCACACAAGTTTGGGACCCACATTCTTTCGAACCGAGTCTTTAACCCATTGTTACCATCCGCTAATTCTTTCAATTGGCCAactattctttcctttttcaaattttcctctTTTATTGCCTCGGCTTGTGCTTCTCGGATTCGTTCAAGTAAACCCGAGGTTACAACAAGCTGCATCGATCGCACTCGTATTGGAACATAGTCTATTttcctgctcaaagcatccaCCACAACATTGGCCCTTCTGGGGTGGTAATGTATCTTGCAGTCATAGTCTTTTACCATTTCCAACCATCGCCTTTgccgcatatttaactccttcttatcgaagaagtattttaagctcttgtggtcggtaaatatggtgcactttacttcgtataaatagtgcctccatatttttaatgcaaacaccaccgccgccaatTTGAGATCGTGTGTGGGATatttcttttcgtgcacctttagttgccTCGAGGCATAATGATGTGGCCGAGGAATTGTACCTCTCGCAACCAAAAGGCACACTTTGAAAATTTCACAGTGATCTACGTCACTTGCTATTCAAGTTTTCGACTCGTCTAACTAATAGTGATCTACGTCACTTTTACTAACGCTACCATTTCTAATAAACACGATTTCAAGTATTCATAGTTATTCAAATAACATAATGTAACGGGATCACGGTTACATATCTTCAAAGCACACCCTTCAAACGCgcgtcaccaccggcttgtccacttgatgttccggtttcctttcctatagagttaaACCTCAAaccgtttagaactcttttcttaACATATAACGCATAGTTCGCCATAATTTACAAATATGCGTTTTAGTTCAAATTTCAGTTTTTAAgccttcttttaggcatttttacaaacaccttaagggcagaattttataCAATTCACAATTAAGTTTATAGCTTGTTATTTAGCCAAGACTAACATCAATTAGGCATGTTCATATCAATTTTCACattaacaaaatctgaatttcactTCCTAGaactcaaattacactagaataacATTCAAAATTCTAGTGTTTAATATGTTCCTAcaaaacccactaatcaccttcaatggtgattgtgAATTCACAAGAAATAAGCATAATTTCAACAAATGATTGATTAGGGTTTATTCCTAGACACAATATCATTCCAATCTCATCCATACAACAATCATGCAACATCAATTTCGAATTTCCTATGTTCATCCAGAAATTTAAATGGAAATTTTCTATgaaatttacataccttatgatcccttcactGAGAAGATCACTATTCTATGATTGGATTTCGATTTGGAACTAATTTAATCCTTCAATTTGGCAAATTTTGCAAGAGTTAGGGTTTGTTGAGGAGCTCCTGGATCACCCCCTGTGTTTAATCGACCAgacacacacctaagtgtgtgtttggtgtaattattttgttttaatattacaagtttcaattttaacaactttggtccctcaacTATCATTCGGTTCTTATTTTAGGTGTTTCTAACACGCTAACTTATTACCGCAAGGCTTctatctaactaggttatttttattcctagttagttcattttatttattttcgATGTCGTTATTATAATAAAAGGTTTatattttaggggtgttacaTGGGACTAGTCAAACTGAGGTGCTGGTTAATCAAAATGTTGTTGAAAATAGCCAAGTTGAATTAGATCAGAGTCAGGTATTGAATGCTGGAAGTAGCCAAACTGAGGTGCTGGTTAATCAAAAAGATGTGGAATTTAGGCAAGTTGAATTAGATCAGAGTCAGGCATTGAATGATGTGGAATTTAGCCAAGTTGATGATGAGGGTAGTGAGGCTGATGATGAGGGAGATGATGGTGAGGGTAGTGATAGTGAGGATGGTGATTATAATCAGGGCAAAGATGATATTGAGGCTagtgaagatgaagatgaggacCTAGTTGAGGGACCTGCAGATAGTGTTGAAGAGGAAGATGATTCTGATGATTCAGATTACATAGTAGATGAAGATAATAGGATTGCTGATGTAGTGGTTGATATTCAGAATTTTAGTAGTTAtgtggatcatgacatagaggaAGAGCCTTTAGAGTACAATCATTTAAGTGACTCAGAAGGTATGGGACTGAATGCACATTTAGATAACTTTGACAGCTTAACTGATGAGGAAAACGACCTACCCCTTAAGATACAACTGAGAAGGGAGAGAAGGAAACAAAAAGAAGGAATGATCCTGTAGTTGACCCATTCTATCTTGGTCAAGTTTTTGCAGAAAGGAAGGAGATAAGGGCCCTAGTTAAGAAGTTGGTTGTGTCTAGCAAAAGGCAACTGAAGATTATAAGGAATGATCCAGTTAGGTTTAGGGTGATTTGTGAAGGGTTTAAACAAGATTGTGGTAAGGGTAAAGAGGGGAATTCAGATGCAAgtaagggtaaaaagggaaataCAGCTGCAACTAAGGGTAAAAATGTCAAATCTGCAACAAGTGGTGGTGATAAAGGGGAATCTTCATGCAAAAAAGGTGGTCCAAAGGGTGTCGGTCCCAAGGGTAAAGCTTTATTGCACAAACCTCCCACAAGATCAGAAAGTAGATCCAAAAAACATGCAACCACATGTCCATAGATACTTTATCTCTCCAATGCAAACATAGAAGGGTCTTAGGTAGTGAAAACTTACATAAATGAACACAAGTGCTTTCAAACAAGATCTGTGAAGCTGTGTACTGTTACTTGGTTAGCAAAGGAGATAGAGCCTACAGTTGCAGTAAATCCTTCTATTCCTCTAAAAGCACTGCAAGATACTTTCCAAAGGAAGCATCAGATCTCAATTTCTTTTCAAAAGATGTTCAAGGCAAAAGGGATTGCAAAACAGAAGATAGAGGGGGACTACAGGGCTCAGTATGCAATTCTGAGAGACTACAATGAAGAACTCATAAGGTCAAACCCAGGAACAACAATGATAATTGATGTAGAGCCTGAACCTAATCCTAGTAGCCCAACAAGACAGTTTAGAAGGATCTACATATGTTTAGGTGGTTTGAAGGCAGGCTTTAAGCTTTGTGGAAGGCCACTATTGGGTTTGGATGGAGCCTTCATGAAAGGTCCTTTCCTAGGACAAGTGTTAACAGCAGTGGGCCTAGGCTCCAACAATGGAATATATCCTGTGGCCTATGCCTTGGTTGAAGCTGAAACAAAAAATTCATGGGTTTGGTTCTTCAATTGTGTGGGACATG contains the following coding sequences:
- the LOC110890153 gene encoding WPP domain-interacting protein 2, which gives rise to MDLESDARLKDNGNCDAEIVESKLPKAIEVVDGTVGKTEVSGGGSVGVSPSPATKGRGLKKWRRIHRESGRETNNNFDSNKKRGMAAGGNIAVKQSEGSSSSTNAMSNVLGNALDHISLYGDLSSRRGADFGSRADSENSEDRNSRSSTAASAPRGNREVSVVSSGFNLNAKSVVQHGDQQEKGLNMKKKARGGRIKKENSISSVESDSRSSNFVFSQAANSVTSNGRVNGRSGNYDEDDSDDARNGGSVNYVLQTTFSKNEAEYENVSHDDLAGENSWAVKEEKIDEHVGSGSIDPLVESIIPLHLAQEALEREVEKLRDVGKEDILSSDAWVQSQPPVFKSGKTDEADLHSKLEEAFNALELKNTKISELESTLNSTKIKTEYEELLTRRFAAELEYLVISKTIQSLKAGHMEQINLAVDQKNVSATKPAPVIEEEDAKKLKNRVWRYVYCLIIQSVLLLLVLYIVVLKFSSKKVEVIPT